The following is a genomic window from Nitrospirota bacterium.
CTCTTCATCGGCCAGTCAGAGACGTTAAGAAAATCGGACGACCTCTTTGAAGCGGTAAATTTCCCTGGTGTAACCGTATATAAAAAGAAGAGACGGACCACTGCCGGCTGACAGGAAGAACTACATTTCTTTCAGGGCGCTACAAAAAGATCAGCACGGACATCATTGCAACTGACCAGAGCACGTCGATCGGCAGCTGACTCAGGGCAGTCGAATCAAACAACAGATCTGCCCTTGCCTCCCATTCCTCATCAGCAACCCAGAGAATAACAGTAACAGGAACCTTTGAAAAGGGAGAGAGTTCGATCGCTGCATCGCCGTATTCGACAACCCTGCCGCCATGCAAAAGCCCCTTTTCCCTGAACGCTCTCCTGTCATGGGCAAAATTCTTCGCTACACTATCAAGAGGAAGCACGTGAGAGCCGCGGAAAAAGATATCCCCGCCGGTCATGCCCGATGGCTTGATCAGTCTGCCCTCAGGCATCACATCCGATGCCTTGACCAAATACCAGAGCAGTGAAAGCACAAAAAAATAGCGGAGCCGTGTCAGAAAGAATTCACCTTCAGGCTCAAGGTTCGTGATGACTTTTTGTTGAGGATCTACGGAAAAGATCGTGCCAAATGCAGTGAGCCGGTATGTTTTGCTGGCTTCGTGATACAGGGCTCCCGTTCGTCTGCAGATGTCGTCAGGCAAAAGTCCTGCAACGATGCTCCAGGCCTTATCCTCTCCTGATATGATCTCAGCCATGCCCTATTATACGCAATGACCATCCCCGGGAAAAGACTAAAAGAGCAGAAGCAGGCGAACCAGGGATGTTAAGCACCGGCGCTTTACGCAAAGTAACACCACGCGTGGTATGATTTATACATGAAAATTGTCGCGCAAAACAGAAAGGCGTTCCATGATTACTTCATTGAGGAAACCCTCGAAGCCGGCATGGTCCTGACCGGCACTGAGGTTAAGTCCCTCAGGGACGCAAGGGCCAACCTGATGGACAGCTATGTCCTGATAAAAGATAATGAGGTCTTTCTCTTCAATTGCCACATCAGCCCGTACACGCATGGCAATATCATGAACCATGACCCGGTCAGAACACGCAAGCTTCTGCTGCACAAAAAGGAATTGGTAAAACTGCAGGCAAAAGCGGCCCAGAAGGGATATTCCGTCATACCTCTAAAGATTTATTTCAAGAATGGCAGAGCAAAGACAGAGATCGGACTGGCAAAGGGAAAAAAGCAGTATGAGAAGCGGGAGACGATCAAGAAGAAAGAGGCTGACCGCGAGATCGAGCGTGCCATGAAAAGCCGCTGACATACGTCATTGTGGTATAATAAAAGCATGAGAGGAGGTCGTGAATGGTTGCCGGAGTTCGTTACGGCAGAGTTCGGTTCACGCTTACCGATCACAGTCTCACTTCGGGGGCGATTGGTCTCGACGGGGGTTATGAGACTCATGTGGCATGTCGTGGCTCCATCCCCACGTAAAAAGATGGAACAAAACACAAACGCCAATAACGAACTGGCACTCGCAGCTTAATTAAGTTGCGCGCTCTCCGCGTTGAATGCCTGCGTCTCGCGGATAGCGTCAATCAGCAGGCTGGCTCTCAGGTGCGCTCCCTGCCCGAGGGCGAGACAAAGGGAGATAGGGGTTCAGGAAGCCTGTCAGCCGGCGGTCTGGGTCCCGAAGCTGAAGAAGACTGACTACACATGTAGATGCATGAGAGTAGTACTTTCGGACGCGGGTTCGATTCCCGCCGCCTCCACCAGCTTTCGTATTGATATTGTTAGTTTCTCCTCTTTGTTATGTAAAACTGAGCCCTGAACCGACCCTGAACACCTTGAAAAAGGGGTTGATCTGTATGTTGTGTAAAAAGGTAACTTCGTAGAATCGCCTACAATCGAAAAGTGGGGATGCTCCCTTGTCCATGGTATCTGCTATAAACCGTTGTTCTCGCCTTCGTGCCTTCTGTTCTTCGTGGGGTTGTTTCTTTTCCTTGCTCAATGATTTCAAAAACTCCTTAATAATGCCCTTGGGCATAAAGGGGGCTGTCCTCGTCCTCACCTTATAAGCAGGCTGTCTACTGTTCTGGCTGTTGCGCTTCCGGTGACGGATCGAGCGGCAAGCGAGAGAGGGAGCCCGGGGGCGCGGGCTGTTCTCTCTGGGGATTTAATAGTATATGGGAAGTTATCAAACACTTTTTAGATTTGGCCTATAACCATCCTATTTATAATTCTACAAAATTAATTAGTTGCATGTATTCGGTTATTGTGATATTTTTAAGGCATGGATCTTAGAAATCGTATCGTAACAGTTCGCCTTACCGCTTTAGAATATGACCTTATCCGGGGTAAAGCCGGAGATAAGTCTATTTCCTCATATGTTCGGGGTTTGGTTACAAAGGGTCTTGTTCCTCTGAGTTCTCCACAAGCAATCGGGAAAAATGCTCCTTGTCCCTGTGGGTCTGGCAAAAAATACAAGAAATGCTGTTATGAGGGGGTAGCTGAATGAATTTAAAGGGTTCGATACGGCCTACTTCCAGAGAAAGGAACTGTCCATCATGTGGGCAAAAGTTTGACTATGTCCCTGAATATGGTTATTTTTGCGTTGCCTGCCAGACAAAGCCTGAGCGTTTTTATATTGATCTTTGGTATCGGGGAAAGAATATTTTCGTTTGTAGCGATAAGACCGGGCAAGCTTTGGACACTTATGACCGGGCTCATAAGCTGCAGGCTCATATCACGGTAGAAATAGAAAACCATGCTTTTGACCCTGCCAGATATTCAAAGATGCAAGCAGAGCGATTTTATGCTAAATCTCTCCTGGACAAGTTTGAGGCTTTCAAAATTGATAGCATAGCTCCTTCATACCAGAAAGATTATAAAAGGCATATTAAAAGGGCAAAAGATTTCTTCAAGGTTCGTGATGTTCGGGAAATTCGGAAGCTTGACCTTATCGAGTATCAGGAATATCTGCAAAAGACTTTCGAGCTGTCGGGCAAGTCACTAAAAAACGTTTTGGATGGCTTTAAAACATTCATGAATTACCTGAAGAGCGATCTTGAAGTAATTGATACTGTCCCCGCCTTCCCTCATATTGAAACAGAACAAAAGCCTTACAAATGGGTTAATTCTGAAGATCAGGCCAAGCTGTTTGCCTTTGTCCCTGATGAACATAAGCCTATCATTGCCTTTCTTATGCTTCATGGTTGCCGGCCTTCTGAGGCTCGCGCTTTGAGGGTTAAGGATGTGGATATTCAGAATCAAAGTATTACGATCTCTGCAACGTTCAGCGGTAGGGTCTATCGGGAAAAGAGAAAAGGCAAGAGGTCCCGTTCGGTTACGGTTCCTATTCATCATGAAATGATTGAATATTTTGCTGGCCGGGTTCGGGTTGCTTTTCCTGAATCTTATATCTTCATAAACAAGCGTGGTCTCCATTATTCGGAAAACTCCTTGAGGCGGATATGGGAAGATGTTCGAACAAAGGCAAAAATCACCAATGGCTTGAGGTTGTATGATGCAACAAGGCATAGCTTCGCCTCTAATCTCATAAATGGTGGGGCAAGCATTTACAAGGTATCAAGGCTTCTTGGTCACAGTTCGGTTAAGATGACAGAAAAATATACTCATTCTGAGGTAGAAAGTTTGAGGGCGGATATGCATAGACTCTCTCTTGACCCTGAACAGTCACGGAACAAGAAAATTGTTCCTCTGAAAAAATCTAATAAAAACTGATGGTTGCAATTTAGAGAAACGTTTTCGATTCCCGCCGCCTCCACCAGGTAAAGCAGATGATTGCTGTTGCGTACCCTCCCCGCTAAAGAAATCGGAGAAGAAAGCCGATTTGAATATAATAAGGGCGGCAGACTTAGTGTCTGCCGTGCGTACGGGCTGGCTGTTGGAGGGCGCGATGAAAAGAATAGTTATTGTCCTTGTCCTGCTGATCCTTGTTCCCCTCTCCTTCTCATCAAATGCATCTGCCGTTGAATCACTGAGTGCAAGCGGCTGCTCTGTCAGCAATGTCGGGTATCTGACTGCCCTTGCCAAAGAATATGAAAAACTTTCCGGCACCATGATGTTCGTCCGCGGAGGCGGCAGCATCGTCGGCCTCAGGGACCTGCATCAGGGCAAAATCGACTATGCAGCCTCCTGCCAGAGCAAGCAGGCTGACGACCCGGAGGATTTCGAGTTTATTACGGTTTCCTGGGATGCACTGGTCTTTATTGTACATAAATCGAACCCTCTCAACACCATAACGCCTCAGCAAGTAAAGGATATCTATGAGGGGAAAATAATCAACTGGAAACAGTTGGGTGGACAGGACATGAAGATCATCTCATTTATTTCCTCAACCGAGGGTATGGGGGGCATAGGGGAATCACTCAGCAAATTCATTCTTAACGGCAACCGTCCGACGAAGCAGGCCAATTCTTCGTTACAGGCCTCATCCGTAGCTATCTGGGAACAGCTGGTCGAAAGAACTCCGGAGGGCTTTGCGAGCACCGGCTTTGGAAGTTCCAGAAAGAGGGACGTAAAGCTGCTGATGGTTAACGGCGTGGCACCCACAAAGGCCACTATCATTTCAGACAAATATCCTTTCAGGCGGCCGCTTTATCTCGTCACAAAGAAGAACCCAAAGCCGGAAGTCAGAAAATTCATTGACTTCGCCCTGAGCAGGAAAGGACAGGCATTGATATCCTCATACGGAATGCCTTCGCTTGCCGACGTTAAGTGAGGCTTTCTCTCAAGACAAAGGTTACGGTCTTCATCACGGTCACCGTACTCGTAATAAGTATGGTGAGCACATTTTTTTTCACAACCGCCCATAAAAAGAGCATCGAGCGGGAGATCATCGCACGCGGCAGGACACTGTCGGAAGCCCTTTCGCATGCGGTCGATGAGGGCCTGGCTGAAGAGAATCTCGATTTCATCAAAAATGTTGAGGACATCGTCCATACAAAGGACGTTATCCTTGCGCAGATATTTACCGATATATGGCTTCCTGTGGATGCCTTTCCCCTCGAACAGTTCGAGATGGAACCTGATCCGAAGGCAAAGGAGCATTTCAATACAGCAATAGATCCGTTCCACATCAAAGAGACCGACTGGTTTGATTTTTACTCACCCGTATTCTTTCATCGCATTGCAGATAAACATGACGCATTACATGGGAGTGACACCAAACAGTTCCTGATCGGCTTTGTGCGGGTAAGGATATCTTCAGCGCAGATGAAGCAGGAGCTCAGCACGGCGCTCAGAAAAAATATACTGCTTTCGTTGATTCTGACCGCCATCTCTATCGTTGCGATCAATCTGTTTATCAGAAAATATGTTCTCGTTCCGCTTATGAATCTCCAGGCATCCGTTTCAAGGCACAAACAGGGGGAACTGCCCGAAACCGTGCCGATCCACTCGAATGATGAAATCGGCCAACTTGCCTCAGAGTTTAATAAGATGACGATTGCCATAAAGGAACGGGAAGAGCGCATTGCAGAGGAAAAAGAGCGGCTGGCTGTCACCCTTCGAAGCATAGGAGATGCGGTAATTGTTACAGATGTCAGCGGCATGATCACCATGATCAACAGGGTCGCAGAACAGCATACCGGATGGGCAGCCGAGGATGCGGCAGGGAAACCGCTATCCGAAGTCTTTCATATCATCAATGAAAAGACACGGGAGCGATGCTCAAATCCGGTTGCCAAGGTTCTGGAGACCGGCCTCATTCAGGGCCTTGCAAATCATACGGCACTCATCCGGAAAGACAATTCCGAGATCATTATTGAGGACAGTGCTGCACCCATACGGGACAGAAGCAGCCAGGTAATGGGCGTTGTTCTCGTCTTTCGGGATATGACCGAACGAAAGCGCACGGAAGAGGAGCTCCTCAAGACAGAGAAGCTGCAGTCCATCGGTCTCCTGGCAGGGGGCCTCGCGCATGATTTCAACAATCTGCTGACTTCGATCGTAGGCAATGTCAGCATGGCGAAGATGTTCATTCATGACAGGAACAAGGTCCTTGAACGATTGACGGATGCAGAAACAGCTACCAGGAGGGCTACGGACCTTACCTATCAGCTTCTTACATTTGCAAAAGGCAGCGCGCCGATCAAGAAGATCTCATCGATCGTCGATATCATAAAAGAATCTGCGGGATTCACACTTTCCGGCACAAATGTAGCCGCAGCGTTCGTTATCCCTGAGACGCCGTGGACCGTTGACATTGATATGGGACAGATGAGCCAGGTATTCAATAATCTTATTATTAATGCCGTGCATGCGATGCCTGACGGCGGCAAAATCGAGTTCACTGTCGCCAATACAGCACTGTCTGAAAACGAAATCCCGGCACTTCATGAGGGAGCGTATGTAAAGATTTCCCTGGCAGACACGGGGACAGGGATAGCCAGGGAGCATCTGTCCCGAATCTTCGACCCCTATTTTACGACAAAACAGAAAGGGAGTGGACTC
Proteins encoded in this region:
- a CDS encoding DUF3786 domain-containing protein, with protein sequence MAEIISGEDKAWSIVAGLLPDDICRRTGALYHEASKTYRLTAFGTIFSVDPQQKVITNLEPEGEFFLTRLRYFFVLSLLWYLVKASDVMPEGRLIKPSGMTGGDIFFRGSHVLPLDSVAKNFAHDRRAFREKGLLHGGRVVEYGDAAIELSPFSKVPVTVILWVADEEWEARADLLFDSTALSQLPIDVLWSVAMMSVLIFL
- the smpB gene encoding SsrA-binding protein SmpB; protein product: MKIVAQNRKAFHDYFIEETLEAGMVLTGTEVKSLRDARANLMDSYVLIKDNEVFLFNCHISPYTHGNIMNHDPVRTRKLLLHKKELVKLQAKAAQKGYSVIPLKIYFKNGRAKTEIGLAKGKKQYEKRETIKKKEADREIERAMKSR
- a CDS encoding SEC-C domain-containing protein → MDLRNRIVTVRLTALEYDLIRGKAGDKSISSYVRGLVTKGLVPLSSPQAIGKNAPCPCGSGKKYKKCCYEGVAE
- a CDS encoding site-specific integrase, which produces MNLKGSIRPTSRERNCPSCGQKFDYVPEYGYFCVACQTKPERFYIDLWYRGKNIFVCSDKTGQALDTYDRAHKLQAHITVEIENHAFDPARYSKMQAERFYAKSLLDKFEAFKIDSIAPSYQKDYKRHIKRAKDFFKVRDVREIRKLDLIEYQEYLQKTFELSGKSLKNVLDGFKTFMNYLKSDLEVIDTVPAFPHIETEQKPYKWVNSEDQAKLFAFVPDEHKPIIAFLMLHGCRPSEARALRVKDVDIQNQSITISATFSGRVYREKRKGKRSRSVTVPIHHEMIEYFAGRVRVAFPESYIFINKRGLHYSENSLRRIWEDVRTKAKITNGLRLYDATRHSFASNLINGGASIYKVSRLLGHSSVKMTEKYTHSEVESLRADMHRLSLDPEQSRNKKIVPLKKSNKN
- a CDS encoding substrate-binding domain-containing protein, whose translation is MKRIVIVLVLLILVPLSFSSNASAVESLSASGCSVSNVGYLTALAKEYEKLSGTMMFVRGGGSIVGLRDLHQGKIDYAASCQSKQADDPEDFEFITVSWDALVFIVHKSNPLNTITPQQVKDIYEGKIINWKQLGGQDMKIISFISSTEGMGGIGESLSKFILNGNRPTKQANSSLQASSVAIWEQLVERTPEGFASTGFGSSRKRDVKLLMVNGVAPTKATIISDKYPFRRPLYLVTKKNPKPEVRKFIDFALSRKGQALISSYGMPSLADVK
- a CDS encoding PAS domain S-box protein, whose translation is MRLSLKTKVTVFITVTVLVISMVSTFFFTTAHKKSIEREIIARGRTLSEALSHAVDEGLAEENLDFIKNVEDIVHTKDVILAQIFTDIWLPVDAFPLEQFEMEPDPKAKEHFNTAIDPFHIKETDWFDFYSPVFFHRIADKHDALHGSDTKQFLIGFVRVRISSAQMKQELSTALRKNILLSLILTAISIVAINLFIRKYVLVPLMNLQASVSRHKQGELPETVPIHSNDEIGQLASEFNKMTIAIKEREERIAEEKERLAVTLRSIGDAVIVTDVSGMITMINRVAEQHTGWAAEDAAGKPLSEVFHIINEKTRERCSNPVAKVLETGLIQGLANHTALIRKDNSEIIIEDSAAPIRDRSSQVMGVVLVFRDMTERKRTEEELLKTEKLQSIGLLAGGLAHDFNNLLTSIVGNVSMAKMFIHDRNKVLERLTDAETATRRATDLTYQLLTFAKGSAPIKKISSIVDIIKESAGFTLSGTNVAAAFVIPETPWTVDIDMGQMSQVFNNLIINAVHAMPDGGKIEFTVANTALSENEIPALHEGAYVKISLADTGTGIAREHLSRIFDPYFTTKQKGSGLGLASAYSIVKNHDGYLSVESILGKGTTFHLYLRASQGMTGTIAGSPEEKNIAKGSGRILVMDDEKLIRDIAGEMLRSLGYEVELAKDGSEAIELYQRAFEAHTPFDIVIMDLTIPGGMGGKEAIQKLRSIDPNIRAIVSSGYSNDPIMAEHEKYGFRGVIIKPYNLGVFSKSVREVMKG